Genomic window (Jeotgalibaca ciconiae):
ATAATCATGGTCACAACAAATAGAAGCGGTAGTAAAATAAAACTGTATAAAGTTAATACAACATCAATGGAAAGCATAATAGCCAATGTCACCACAATGCTGAGAATATCAGAGATTACCGTAATCAAGCCCGAAGATAGAATGTTACTCAAAGCATTGATGTAGTTAACAATTCGTGTCAAAATTTTACCATGCGGTCTACTGTCAAAAAATTTAAATGATAGTTTTTGCATATGGTTAAATAAATCAGATCGAATATCTCGCAATACATTCTGTCCGAGCATCGTAATTTGAAAAATACGGTAACGAGTAGCAAATCCGTTTAGGATTATTGCAACTGTATACAAAATAACTACCCATAAAAGCGCGTTGGTATCTTGATTGGGTATGGCCTCATCAATCACATAACTGGTCAAATAGGGTCCTAAAATAAGAACTAGATTCGAGAAAATGATTACCAGCAATAATTTAACAATTAGTGATTGATAAGGTTGTAAATAGCGGCCCAGTCTTTTAAAGTTTGCCGTGTTAATTTTATTCTTTTTCTTATCTTTAATCTCAATGTAATCCTGACTCATCTTGGTCCCCCTCCTCTACATCCGCTTGCCCTAATTGTTCTTCATAAATATGTGCGTAAGCCCCTCCACGTGCCAAAAGTTCTTCGTGAGTTCCCTGTTCAATAATTGCCCCTTTAGAAAGGATGAGAATCTTATCTGAATTTTTAACGGAAGAAATACGATTGGCGATGATGATGGTTGTTTTTCGTTCGCTTGACTTCTGCAACCCTTCTTGGATTTTCACTTCTGTTTCCATGTCTACAGCCGAAGTGGTATCATCCAAGATTAAAATAGAGGGATCTTTAATCAAGCCACGTGCCAAGGATAAACGCTGTTTCTGACCTCCAGAGAGTCCGCTTCCTCGTTCCCCTAAATATGTATCATATTGTTGCGGCATTCGTTCAATAAACTGGCTGGCATCAGCCACTTGTGCCACGCGTTGCACGGCTTCGAATCTTGCTCCAGGTGTCCCGTATGAAATATTTTCCCGGATTGTATCAGAAAACAGGAATACATCCTGCATAACAATCGCTACATTTTGTCGTAAATCAATGACATTAATTTCTTTTACATCCATTCCATCCAATAATACACGACCTTCTGTTGGATCAAAAAATCTGGATATCAAATTCACTAGGGTAGATTTTCCTGAACCAGTTTCACCCAAGACACCCAAGGTTTGACCAGCTTCAACTTTAAAATTGATGTCTCGCAAAACTTCCGTATCCGGATCGTCAGCAAAAGCAAAAGAAACATGTTGGAATTCAATTTCCCCTCGCAAGGAATCAACCGTTTTTTGTGAACTGACAGGAATTTTTGGCTCAGTTGCCAACATCTGCCTAATTTTATATGTGCTGGCATTGTAATTCTGAATATCATTTACATGATTTCCAACATTGCGCATGGGAATATTCAGCATCCAAATTAATCCATTAAAAGTAACAAGATTCCCGATCGTCATCGTGCCTTGGAGAACAAATAATCCTCCCAGACCAATCGAAATTACTGACATGAATCCTGCGAATGTTTCGATAATCGGCAAATAGACACTCGATATTTCTGCTGACTCCAAATTTCGTTTTCTGAAGTCTTCGTTTCGAACATTAAATTTTTCAATCTCAAATTCTTCTCGAGCAAATGCCTTTACAACTTTGTTTCCACCAATATGCTCCTCTACCATTGAATTCAGACGAGAAAAACTTTCCCGTATGTGATAAAAAG
Coding sequences:
- a CDS encoding ABC transporter ATP-binding protein, which produces MSSIKWVMKYLSPYWFGWTWASLLTIVAAFMNIVTPYIGGLMVDRVITGGEMNLLIPLLAIMVIATFIRMLLRYVFQIQFEQISQNILYKIREDLYVKLQELDFTYFNTTRVGDIMARMTGDTDAIRHAVAWTYFNILDNVILFVSALIFLAAFEWRLTLALLTVTPFIAVLTIFLSRKANQAFYHIRESFSRLNSMVEEHIGGNKVVKAFAREEFEIEKFNVRNEDFRKRNLESAEISSVYLPIIETFAGFMSVISIGLGGLFVLQGTMTIGNLVTFNGLIWMLNIPMRNVGNHVNDIQNYNASTYKIRQMLATEPKIPVSSQKTVDSLRGEIEFQHVSFAFADDPDTEVLRDINFKVEAGQTLGVLGETGSGKSTLVNLISRFFDPTEGRVLLDGMDVKEINVIDLRQNVAIVMQDVFLFSDTIRENISYGTPGARFEAVQRVAQVADASQFIERMPQQYDTYLGERGSGLSGGQKQRLSLARGLIKDPSILILDDTTSAVDMETEVKIQEGLQKSSERKTTIIIANRISSVKNSDKILILSKGAIIEQGTHEELLARGGAYAHIYEEQLGQADVEEGDQDESGLH